The following coding sequences lie in one Cannabis sativa cultivar Pink pepper isolate KNU-18-1 chromosome 5, ASM2916894v1, whole genome shotgun sequence genomic window:
- the LOC115716906 gene encoding caffeic acid 3-O-methyltransferase, which yields MNSDEIKEENENENHSQYAMQLVTSSVLPMVLKAAVELGLLDIIERSGPGACLSPAQIASQLPTQNPNAPMTLDRMLCLLSSYSLLTCSLSPNNNNHGNLLRLYGLGPVAKYFIKKATHEGVSLAPLLLTMQDKAYIETWYHLKDAILEGGHPCNRAHGMNMVEYVRKDIRFGELFKLSMKEFNPICMKRILEIYQGFEGLTSLVDVGGGDGAILNMIISKYPHIKGINYDLAAILENSPPYPGIGHCSGDMFVNIPKGEAIFMKWILHGWDDENCLMILKNCYKALPDSGKVIVVDMVILEAPESSLAARSLFQFDMFMMNTNLTGKERTEREFEGLAKEAGFSSIRVACSAYDFSVVELFK from the exons ATGAACTCAGATGAAATCAAAGAggagaatgagaatgagaaccACTCTCAATATGCCATGCAACTTGTGACCTCGTCCGTACTCCCTATGGTTCTCAAAGCAGCAGTTGAATTGGGCCTTCTTGACATCATCGAGAGATCAGGTCCAGGAGCTTGTCTCTCTCCGGCCCAAATAGCTTCCCAGCTCCCAACTCAGAACCCAAATGCCCCTATGACTCTTGACCGAATGCTTTGCCTTCTCTCATCTTATTCTCTTCTTACTTGTTCTCTTTCCCCTAACAATAATAATCATGGGAACCTCCTCAGGCTATATGGGTTGGGCCCAGTTGCCAAGTACTTCATTAAAAAAGCTACTCATGAGGGAGTTTCACTAGCACCTTTACTATTGACCATGCAAGACAAGGCCTACATTGAAACATG GTACCATTTGAAAGATGCAATTTTGGAAGGAGGGCATCCATGTAACAGGGCACATGGGATGAATATGGTCGAATACGTGAGGAAGGATATTAGATTTGGTGAGCTTTTTAAGTTGTCAATGAAGGAATTTAACCCCATATGCATGAAAAGGATTTTGGAGATTTATCAAGGTTTTGAAGGTTTAACTTCATTGGTTGATGTGGGTGGTGGTGATGGTGCCATCCTTAACATGATCATCTCTAAGTACCCTCATATCAAGGGTATCAACTATGATTTAGCTGCTATTCTAGAGAACTCTCCTCCATATCCTG GTATTGGGCATTGTTCAGGAGATATGTTTGTAAACATTCCTAAAGGAGAAGCCATTTTCATGAAG TGGATACTGCATGGTTGGGATGATGAGAACTGCTTGATGATACTAAAGAATTGTTATAAAGCCTTACCTGATTCTGGGAAAGTAATAGTAGTGGATATGGTGATATTGGAAGCCCCAGAATCAAGCCTAGCTGCTAGAAGCTTATTTCAGTTCGATATGTTCATGATGAATACCAATCTCACAGGGAAGGAAAGAACAGAAAGAGAGTTTGAAGGTCTAGCAAAAGAAGCAGGGTTTTCGAGCATTCGTGTGGCTTGTTCTGCTTACGATTTTTCAGTTGTTGAACTTTTTAAATAG
- the LOC115716680 gene encoding metal tolerance protein 1, protein MEVQNSEHGHIIEVRGNVPAEDRSFRGIKVCGEAPCGFADAKTSSKDAEERSASMRKLLTAVVLCVIFMSVEVVGGIKANSLAILTDAAHLLSDVAAFAISLFSIWASGWEATPRQSYGFFRIEILGALVSIQMIWLLAGILVYEAIARLVNETGEVKGFLMFAVSAFGLVVNIAMALLLGHDHGHGGHDHGHGGHHHSHGDHGDTHHGISVTRHHHHHHGSPSHHDDHGDDTTAPLFKNHCEDETQTESGVKHKKQWNVNIQGAYLHVLGDSIQSVGVMIGGAVIWYKPEWKIIDLICTLIFSVVVLGTTIRMLRNILEVLMESTPREIDATKLEKGLCEMDEVVAIHELHIWAITVGKVLLACHVIVKSDADADMVLDKVINYIKREYNISHVTIQIERE, encoded by the coding sequence ATGGAAGTGCAAAATTCTGAGCATGGGCATATTATTGAAGTACGAGGAAATGTTCCAGCTGAAGACAGAAGCTTTCGTGGGATTAAGGTGTGTGGTGAAGCGCCTTGTGGGTTTGCAGATGCTAAAACAAGCTCTAAAGATGCAGAGGAACGATCAGCCTCAATGCGCAAACTTTTGACAGCAGTTGTTCTCTGTGTCATTTTTATGAGTGTAGAAGTTGTTGGAGGTATTAAAGCCAACAGTCTTGCAATTTTGACAGACGCAGCTCACTTATTGTCAGATGTTGCAGCATTTGCAATTTCTTTGTTCTCGATATGGGCGTCAGGGTGGGAAGCAACTCCTCGTCAGTCTTATGGTTTCTTTAGGATTGAAATACTGGGTGCTCTTGTATCCATTCAAATGATATGGCTTCTGGCTGGAATCCTTGTTTATGAAGCCATTGCTAGACTTGTTAATGAGACTGGGGAAGTAAAGGGCTTTCTCATGTTTGCTGTCTCTGCATTTGGTTTAGTGGTTAATATTGCCATGGCACTGTTGTTGGGTCATGATCATGGACACGGGGGGCACGATCATGGACATGGAGGGCATCACCATAGCCATGGGGATCATGGCGACACACATCACGGGATAAGTGTGACCAGacatcaccaccaccaccatggGAGTCCATCACATCATGATGATCATGGAGATGATACAACTGCACCCCTGTTTAAGAATCACTGTGAAGATGAAACTCAAACTGAAAGTGGAGTTAAACATAAAAAGCAATGGAATGTCAACATCCAAGGCGCTTATCTCCATGTGCTAGGGGATTCCATCCAGAGCGTTGGAGTGATGATTGGTGGAGCAGTTATATGGTATAAACCCGAGTGGAAGATTATTGATCTGATATGCACTCTCATTTTCTCAGTAGTTGTGTTGGGAACGACTATCAGGATGCTGCGAAACATCCTGGAGGTTCTGATGGAGAGCACCCCTAGAGAGATTGATGCAACGAAACTCGAGAAAGGTCTCTGTGAGATGGATGAAGTCGTCGCCATCCACGAGCTTCACATTTGGGCTATTACTGTTGGAAAGGTCTTGCTGGCTTGTCATGTTATAGTGAAGTCTGATGCTGATGCTGACATGGTACTAGATAAGGTCATTAACTACATAAAGAGAGAGTATAACATTAGCCATGTTACAATTCAAATAGAACGCGAGTAG